A stretch of Haemophilus influenzae DNA encodes these proteins:
- the rpmJ gene encoding 50S ribosomal protein L36: MKVRASVKKMCRNCKIVKREGVVRVLCSDPKHKQRQG; encoded by the coding sequence ATGAAAGTTCGTGCTTCCGTAAAGAAAATGTGTCGTAACTGTAAGATTGTTAAACGTGAGGGTGTTGTACGCGTATTGTGTAGCGACCCTAAACATAAACAACGTCAAGGTTAA
- the rplF gene encoding 50S ribosomal protein L6: MSRVAKAPVNIPAGVEVKLDGQLLTVKGKNGELSRKIHESVEVKQDNGQFTFTPREGFVEANAQSGTARALVNAMVIGVTEGFTKKLVLVGVGYRAQLKGNAIALSLGYSHPVEHTLPVGITAECPSQTEIVLKGADKQLIGQVAADIRAYRRPEPYKGKGVRYADEVVRIKEAKKK; encoded by the coding sequence ATGTCTCGTGTTGCAAAGGCACCTGTTAATATTCCTGCCGGCGTTGAAGTTAAACTCGACGGTCAGCTATTAACAGTAAAAGGTAAAAATGGCGAGTTATCTCGCAAAATTCATGAATCAGTTGAAGTAAAACAAGATAACGGACAATTTACGTTCACTCCACGTGAAGGTTTTGTTGAAGCAAATGCTCAATCGGGTACTGCACGTGCATTAGTTAATGCAATGGTTATCGGTGTTACTGAAGGTTTCACTAAAAAATTAGTATTGGTGGGTGTAGGTTACAGAGCTCAACTTAAAGGTAACGCAATTGCATTAAGTTTAGGCTATTCTCACCCAGTAGAGCACACTTTGCCGGTAGGTATTACTGCAGAATGTCCATCTCAAACCGAAATAGTGTTGAAAGGTGCAGACAAACAGTTGATCGGTCAAGTTGCAGCAGATATTCGTGCTTATCGCCGTCCTGAGCCTTATAAAGGTAAAGGGGTACGTTACGCTGATGAAGTGGTACGTATCAAAGAGGCTAAGAAGAAATAA
- the rpsM gene encoding 30S ribosomal protein S13: MARIAGINIPDHKHAVIALTAIYGIGKTRSQAICAAAGIAEDVKIRELSEEQIDKLRDEVGKFTVEGDLRREVTLNIKRLLDLGCYRGLRHRRSLPVRGQRTKTNARTRKGPRKPIKK; encoded by the coding sequence GTGGCCCGTATTGCAGGCATTAACATTCCTGATCATAAACACGCTGTAATCGCTTTAACTGCCATTTACGGTATTGGTAAAACTCGTTCACAAGCTATTTGTGCAGCAGCGGGTATTGCTGAAGATGTTAAGATCAGAGAATTGTCTGAAGAGCAGATTGACAAACTGCGTGACGAAGTTGGTAAATTTACCGTTGAAGGTGACTTACGTCGTGAAGTAACACTAAACATCAAACGTCTTTTAGACTTAGGATGCTATCGTGGTTTACGTCATCGTCGTAGTTTACCAGTACGTGGTCAACGTACTAAAACTAATGCGCGTACCCGTAAGGGTCCACGTAAGCCGATCAAAAAATAG
- the rpmD gene encoding 50S ribosomal protein L30 — protein sequence MAKTIKVTQVRSSIARLPKHKATLRGLGLRHMHHTVELIDTPAVRGMINQVSYMVKVEE from the coding sequence ATGGCTAAAACTATTAAAGTAACACAAGTTCGTAGCTCAATTGCTCGTTTACCGAAGCATAAAGCTACCTTGCGTGGTCTTGGTCTTCGCCATATGCACCACACTGTTGAGTTAATTGATACGCCTGCAGTACGTGGTATGATTAACCAAGTTTCATACATGGTTAAAGTGGAGGAGTAA
- the rpsC gene encoding 30S ribosomal protein S3, with amino-acid sequence MGQKVHPHGIRLGIVKPWSSTWFANTQDFADNLEGDFKVRKFLNKELANASVSRITIERPAKSIRVTIHTARPGIVIGKKGEDVEKLRNAVSKIAGVPAQINIAEVKKPELDAKLVADSIASQLERRVMFRRAMKRAVQSAMRLGAKGIKVEVSGRLGGAEIARSEWYREGRVPLHTLRADIDYNTAEAHTTYGVIGVKVWIFKGEILGGMAAVAQSEQQPADKPKKAPRGKGRK; translated from the coding sequence ATGGGTCAAAAAGTACATCCACATGGTATTCGCCTAGGTATTGTTAAACCTTGGAGCTCTACTTGGTTCGCGAATACACAAGACTTCGCTGACAATCTTGAAGGCGATTTCAAAGTACGCAAATTCTTAAATAAAGAATTAGCAAATGCTTCAGTTTCACGTATTACTATTGAGCGTCCAGCTAAAAGTATTCGTGTAACTATTCACACAGCTCGTCCTGGTATCGTAATCGGTAAAAAAGGCGAAGATGTTGAAAAATTACGTAACGCAGTGTCTAAAATCGCTGGCGTTCCTGCTCAAATTAACATTGCTGAAGTGAAAAAACCTGAATTAGATGCGAAATTAGTTGCAGATAGCATCGCTTCTCAATTAGAACGTCGTGTAATGTTCCGTCGTGCAATGAAACGTGCGGTACAAAGTGCTATGCGTTTAGGTGCTAAAGGTATCAAAGTTGAGGTTAGCGGTCGTTTAGGTGGTGCAGAAATCGCACGTTCAGAATGGTATCGTGAAGGTCGCGTACCTCTACATACTCTTCGTGCGGACATCGATTATAACACTGCAGAAGCTCATACAACTTACGGCGTAATCGGCGTTAAAGTGTGGATCTTCAAAGGTGAAATTCTTGGTGGAATGGCTGCCGTTGCGCAATCAGAACAACAACCTGCCGACAAGCCTAAAAAGGCTCCTCGCGGTAAAGGTCGTAAGTAA
- the rpsE gene encoding 30S ribosomal protein S5 — protein sequence MSNIEKQVGELQEKLIAVNRVSKTVKGGRIMSFTALTVVGDGNGRVGFGYGKAREVPAAIQKAMEKARRNMINVALNEGTLQHPVKGVHTGSRVFMQPASEGTGIIAGGAMRAVLEVAGVRNVLSKAYGSTNPINVVRATIDALANMKSPEMVAAKRGKTVDEILG from the coding sequence ATGTCAAACATCGAAAAACAAGTTGGTGAACTGCAAGAGAAGCTAATCGCAGTAAACCGTGTATCAAAAACTGTAAAAGGTGGTCGTATTATGAGTTTCACTGCATTAACTGTGGTGGGCGATGGTAATGGCCGAGTAGGTTTTGGTTATGGTAAAGCTCGCGAAGTTCCAGCAGCGATCCAAAAAGCGATGGAAAAAGCACGTCGCAATATGATTAATGTCGCTTTAAATGAAGGTACATTACAACATCCAGTTAAAGGTGTTCATACTGGTTCACGTGTATTTATGCAGCCAGCAAGTGAAGGTACAGGTATCATCGCTGGTGGTGCAATGCGTGCGGTATTGGAAGTTGCAGGTGTACGTAACGTTCTTTCTAAAGCGTATGGTTCTACCAACCCGATTAACGTTGTTCGTGCAACTATTGATGCATTAGCAAATATGAAATCACCAGAAATGGTTGCTGCAAAACGCGGTAAAACTGTTGATGAAATCTTGGGGTAA
- the rplR gene encoding 50S ribosomal protein L18, which yields MDKKSARIRRAARARHMMREQGVTRLVIHRTPRHIYAQVIAPNGSEVLAAASTVEKAIREQVKYTGNKDAAAAVGKAVAERALAKGVQAVAFDRSGFKYHGRVQTLADAAREAGLQF from the coding sequence ATGGATAAGAAATCAGCTCGTATCCGTCGTGCAGCTCGTGCACGTCATATGATGAGAGAGCAAGGTGTAACTCGTTTAGTTATTCACCGCACTCCACGTCATATTTATGCACAAGTTATTGCACCAAACGGTTCAGAAGTGCTTGCCGCTGCTTCAACTGTTGAGAAAGCAATTCGTGAGCAAGTAAAATACACCGGTAATAAAGATGCTGCTGCAGCAGTCGGTAAAGCTGTTGCAGAACGCGCATTAGCAAAAGGCGTTCAAGCTGTTGCTTTTGATCGTTCCGGTTTTAAATATCATGGTCGTGTCCAAACTTTAGCGGACGCTGCACGTGAAGCTGGTCTACAGTTCTAA
- the rpsN gene encoding 30S ribosomal protein S14 — protein MAKQSMKARDVKRVKLAEKFYAKRVELKKIISDVNASDEDRWDAVLKLQTLPRDSSPSRQRNRCRQTGRPHGVLRKFGLSRIKVREAAMRGEIPGLKKASW, from the coding sequence ATGGCTAAACAATCAATGAAAGCACGCGATGTAAAACGCGTTAAATTGGCTGAAAAATTCTACGCAAAACGTGTTGAATTAAAGAAAATCATTTCTGATGTCAATGCCTCTGATGAAGATCGTTGGGATGCAGTGTTAAAGTTACAAACTTTACCACGTGATTCTAGCCCATCTCGTCAACGTAACCGTTGCCGCCAAACTGGACGTCCTCATGGCGTTTTACGTAAGTTTGGTTTAAGCCGAATTAAGGTTCGTGAAGCTGCAATGCGCGGTGAAATCCCAGGCCTTAAAAAAGCGAGCTGGTAA
- the rplP gene encoding 50S ribosomal protein L16, protein MLQPKRTKFRKVHKGRNRGIASGTEVSFGTYGLKAVGRCRLTARQIEAARRAMSRAVKRQGKIWIRVFPDKPITEKPLEVRMGKGKGNVEYWVALIQPGKVLYEMDGVSEEVARNAFALAAAKLPVKTTFVTKTVM, encoded by the coding sequence ATGTTGCAACCAAAACGTACAAAATTCCGTAAAGTTCACAAAGGCCGCAACCGTGGTATCGCGAGCGGTACTGAAGTTAGTTTCGGTACTTACGGTTTAAAAGCAGTTGGTCGTTGTCGTTTAACCGCTCGTCAAATCGAAGCGGCACGTCGTGCAATGTCACGTGCAGTAAAACGTCAAGGTAAAATCTGGATTCGTGTATTCCCAGATAAACCAATTACTGAAAAACCATTAGAAGTCCGTATGGGTAAAGGTAAAGGTAACGTTGAGTACTGGGTAGCCTTAATCCAACCGGGTAAAGTGCTTTATGAAATGGATGGTGTGTCTGAAGAAGTAGCAAGAAACGCATTTGCATTAGCAGCTGCTAAATTGCCAGTTAAGACCACTTTCGTAACTAAGACGGTGATGTAA
- the rplX gene encoding 50S ribosomal protein L24 — translation MAAKIRQNDEVIVLTGKDKGKRGKVTKVLPNGKVFVEGINIITKHEKPVPALGKAGGLVKKEAAIDASNVAIFNPKTNKADRVGFRFEDGKKVRFFKSNNEII, via the coding sequence ATGGCTGCTAAAATCCGTCAAAATGATGAAGTAATTGTTCTTACTGGTAAAGATAAGGGCAAGCGTGGCAAGGTAACTAAAGTGTTACCAAACGGTAAAGTGTTTGTTGAAGGTATCAACATCATTACTAAGCATGAAAAACCAGTTCCTGCATTAGGAAAGGCTGGTGGTTTGGTGAAAAAAGAAGCTGCAATTGACGCTTCAAATGTTGCGATTTTCAATCCTAAAACAAATAAAGCTGACCGTGTAGGTTTTAGATTCGAAGACGGCAAAAAAGTACGTTTCTTCAAATCTAACAATGAAATTATCTAA
- the rplB gene encoding 50S ribosomal protein L2: MAIVKCKPTSAGRRHVVKIVNPELHKGKPYAPLLDTKSKTGGRNNYGRITTRHIGGGHKQHYRLIDFKRNKLDIPAVVERLEYDPNRSANIALVLYKDGERRYILAPKGLSVGDQIQAGINSPIKVGNSLPMRNIPVGSTVHNVELKPGKGGQIARSAGAYVQIIAREGNYVTLRLRSGEMRKVLAECVATIGEVGNSEHMLRVLGKAGANRWRGIRPTVRGTAMNPVDHPHGGGEGRNFGKHPVTPWGVQTKGKKTRHNKRTDKYIVRRRGK, translated from the coding sequence ATGGCTATCGTTAAATGTAAGCCGACCTCCGCTGGTCGTCGTCACGTTGTTAAAATCGTGAACCCTGAATTACACAAGGGTAAACCTTACGCACCTCTTCTAGATACTAAATCTAAAACTGGTGGTCGTAACAACTATGGTCGTATTACTACTCGTCACATTGGTGGCGGTCACAAACAACACTACCGTTTAATAGATTTCAAACGTAACAAGTTAGACATTCCAGCGGTTGTTGAGCGTTTAGAATATGATCCAAACCGTTCTGCTAACATTGCTTTAGTGCTTTATAAAGATGGTGAACGCCGTTATATTTTAGCACCTAAAGGTTTGTCAGTAGGCGATCAAATCCAAGCTGGCATAAACTCACCAATTAAAGTGGGTAACTCATTACCAATGCGTAATATCCCAGTTGGTTCAACAGTACATAACGTTGAATTAAAACCAGGTAAAGGCGGTCAAATCGCTCGTTCTGCTGGTGCTTATGTACAAATCATCGCACGTGAAGGCAACTATGTAACTTTACGTTTACGTTCTGGCGAAATGCGTAAAGTATTAGCTGAATGTGTTGCTACAATCGGTGAAGTTGGTAACTCAGAACATATGCTTCGCGTATTGGGTAAAGCTGGTGCTAACCGCTGGAGAGGCATTCGCCCTACAGTTCGTGGTACTGCAATGAACCCAGTAGATCACCCACACGGTGGTGGTGAAGGTCGTAACTTTGGTAAACACCCAGTAACTCCTTGGGGCGTTCAAACTAAAGGTAAGAAAACTCGTCACAACAAACGTACTGATAAATATATCGTACGTCGTCGTGGCAAATAA
- the secY gene encoding preprotein translocase subunit SecY: MAKQPGYQARSTNSGKGELKSRLLFVLGALIVYRIGSFIPVPGIDATVLAQLVEQQKGTIIDMFNMFSGGALSRASILALGIMPYISASIVIQLLATVSPALAELKKEGAAGQRKISKYTRYATVVFATIQAVAISTGLPNMLSGLVPNVGFSFYFTSVVSLVTGTMFLMWLGEQITERGIGNGISILVFGGIVAGLPSAILQTIEQARQGQMHPLVLLLIAAIVFAVTYFVVFVERGQRRIRVEYAKRQQGRQILGGHSTHLPLKVNMANVMPAIFASSIILFPATLTQWFGQNDKFEWLNNLSMLLNPGQPLYLLVYAVAIIFFSFFYTAMQYNPRDTADNLKKSGAFIPGIRPGEQTSRYIDKVMTRLTLIGGLYVTFVCLVPYIMTSAWDVKFYFGGTSLLIVVVVIMDFIVQVQSHLMSSQYESALKKANLKGFGQ; encoded by the coding sequence ATGGCTAAACAACCAGGTTATCAAGCAAGAAGTACTAATAGCGGTAAAGGTGAATTAAAAAGCCGATTACTTTTCGTTTTAGGTGCACTTATCGTTTATCGAATTGGTTCATTCATTCCGGTTCCTGGTATTGATGCGACTGTTCTAGCTCAATTAGTTGAACAACAAAAAGGCACTATCATTGACATGTTTAACATGTTCTCTGGTGGTGCTCTAAGCCGTGCATCCATTTTAGCATTAGGAATCATGCCATATATATCGGCATCTATTGTAATTCAATTGCTTGCAACGGTTTCTCCTGCTTTAGCAGAATTAAAGAAAGAAGGTGCTGCTGGTCAGCGTAAAATTTCTAAATATACTCGTTATGCGACAGTTGTTTTTGCAACGATTCAGGCAGTAGCTATTTCAACAGGCTTACCAAATATGTTGTCTGGCTTAGTGCCAAATGTTGGATTTAGTTTTTACTTCACTTCAGTTGTTAGTTTAGTCACTGGGACAATGTTCCTTATGTGGTTGGGTGAGCAAATAACTGAAAGAGGTATTGGTAACGGTATTTCAATTCTTGTTTTTGGCGGTATTGTAGCTGGTTTACCATCGGCCATTCTTCAAACTATTGAGCAGGCTCGTCAAGGACAGATGCATCCATTAGTTCTTCTTCTGATCGCAGCTATTGTATTTGCAGTAACTTATTTTGTTGTTTTTGTTGAAAGAGGACAACGTAGAATTCGCGTTGAATATGCGAAGCGTCAGCAAGGTCGTCAAATTTTAGGTGGTCATTCAACACATTTACCATTGAAAGTGAATATGGCAAATGTAATGCCAGCAATTTTTGCTTCAAGTATTATTTTATTCCCAGCTACATTAACACAATGGTTTGGGCAAAATGATAAATTTGAATGGTTAAATAATTTATCAATGTTATTGAATCCTGGTCAACCACTTTATTTGCTTGTTTATGCTGTTGCAATTATTTTCTTCAGTTTTTTCTATACAGCAATGCAATATAATCCTCGTGATACAGCAGATAATCTAAAAAAATCTGGTGCATTTATTCCAGGAATTAGACCCGGTGAACAAACATCACGTTATATTGATAAAGTGATGACTCGTCTTACATTAATTGGCGGTCTCTATGTAACGTTTGTATGTTTAGTTCCTTATATTATGACATCGGCTTGGGATGTTAAATTTTACTTCGGTGGAACATCTCTTTTAATTGTAGTCGTTGTAATTATGGATTTCATCGTTCAGGTTCAAAGTCATTTAATGTCTTCTCAATATGAATCTGCGTTGAAAAAAGCAAACCTTAAGGGTTTTGGACAATAA
- the rpsS gene encoding 30S ribosomal protein S19 — protein MPRSLKKGPFLDLHLLKKVEKAVESGDKKPIKTWSRRSMIIPSMIGLTIAVHNGRQHVPVYVSDEMIGHKLGEFAPTRTYRGHAADKKAKK, from the coding sequence ATGCCACGTTCTCTCAAGAAGGGTCCTTTCCTTGACCTACACTTGTTGAAGAAGGTAGAGAAGGCGGTGGAAAGCGGGGATAAAAAACCAATTAAAACTTGGTCCCGTCGTTCAATGATCATTCCATCAATGATCGGATTGACCATCGCAGTCCATAATGGTCGTCAGCACGTTCCTGTTTATGTATCTGATGAAATGATCGGTCATAAGCTTGGTGAATTTGCACCGACTCGTACATACCGCGGTCACGCGGCAGATAAGAAAGCTAAGAAATAA
- the rplV gene encoding 50S ribosomal protein L22, whose translation METIAKHRYARTSAQKARLVADLIRGKKVAQALEILTFTNKKAAALVKKVLESAIANAEHNDGADIDDLKVAKIFVDEGPSMKRVMPRAKGRADRILKRTSHITVVVSDR comes from the coding sequence ATGGAAACTATCGCAAAACATCGTTACGCTCGCACTTCTGCCCAAAAAGCTCGCTTAGTTGCCGATTTAATTCGTGGTAAAAAAGTTGCGCAAGCATTAGAAATTTTAACTTTCACTAACAAAAAAGCAGCAGCTTTAGTGAAGAAAGTTTTAGAATCAGCTATTGCAAATGCAGAGCACAATGACGGTGCAGATATTGATGATCTTAAAGTTGCTAAAATCTTCGTTGATGAAGGTCCTAGCATGAAACGTGTTATGCCACGTGCTAAAGGTCGTGCAGATCGTATTTTAAAACGTACTAGCCACATTACTGTGGTTGTGTCAGATCGTTAA
- the rplW gene encoding 50S ribosomal protein L23, producing MSQERLLSVLRAPHISEKATNNAEKSNTVVLKVALDANKAEIAAAVAQLFEVKVDSVRTVVVKGKTKRRGNKMGRRSDWKKAYVTLAEGQNLDFVDSAE from the coding sequence ATGAGTCAAGAACGTTTGCTAAGTGTGCTACGTGCACCGCACATCTCTGAAAAAGCAACTAACAATGCTGAAAAATCTAACACTGTTGTACTTAAAGTTGCTTTAGATGCGAACAAAGCTGAAATTGCTGCTGCGGTTGCTCAATTATTTGAAGTAAAAGTAGATTCAGTTCGTACTGTGGTTGTTAAAGGTAAAACTAAACGCCGTGGTAACAAAATGGGTCGTCGCAGCGACTGGAAAAAAGCTTATGTAACTTTAGCCGAAGGCCAAAACTTGGACTTCGTGGACAGTGCAGAGTAA
- the rplD gene encoding 50S ribosomal protein L4, with amino-acid sequence MELQVVGANALTVSETTFGREFNEALIHQVVVAYAAGARQGTRAQKTRAEVSGSGKKPWRQKGTGRARAGDIKSPIWRSGGTTFAAKPQDHSQKVNKKMYRGAIKSILSELVRQDRLVVVEKFELDAPKTKVLVQKLKDLAVEDALIITASLDENLFLAARNLYKVDVRDVQGIDPVSLIAFDKVIVTVDAVKQIEEILA; translated from the coding sequence ATGGAATTACAAGTTGTAGGTGCAAACGCACTCACTGTTTCTGAAACTACCTTCGGACGTGAGTTTAACGAAGCGTTGATCCACCAAGTTGTTGTTGCTTATGCAGCAGGTGCGCGTCAAGGTACTCGTGCGCAAAAAACTCGTGCTGAAGTGTCTGGTTCGGGTAAAAAACCTTGGCGTCAAAAAGGTACAGGTCGTGCTCGTGCTGGTGATATTAAATCACCAATCTGGCGTTCTGGTGGTACAACCTTCGCGGCTAAACCACAAGATCACAGCCAAAAAGTGAACAAGAAAATGTACCGTGGTGCTATCAAAAGCATTCTTTCTGAATTAGTTCGTCAAGACCGTTTGGTTGTGGTGGAAAAATTTGAATTAGATGCACCAAAAACTAAAGTTTTAGTACAAAAATTAAAAGATTTAGCCGTTGAAGATGCGTTAATTATCACAGCAAGTTTAGATGAAAATCTATTCTTAGCCGCACGTAACTTATATAAAGTTGATGTACGTGATGTTCAAGGTATCGATCCAGTTAGCTTAATCGCTTTCGATAAAGTGATTGTTACTGTTGATGCTGTGAAACAAATTGAGGAGATCCTAGCATGA
- the rpmC gene encoding 50S ribosomal protein L29, whose amino-acid sequence MKAQDLRTKSVEELNAELVNLLGEQFKLRMQTATGQLQQTHQAKQVRRDIARVKTVLTEKAGE is encoded by the coding sequence ATGAAAGCTCAAGATTTACGTACAAAAAGTGTTGAAGAGCTGAATGCTGAATTAGTAAACCTTTTAGGTGAACAATTCAAGTTGCGTATGCAGACAGCCACCGGTCAGCTTCAACAAACCCATCAGGCTAAGCAAGTGCGTCGTGATATTGCACGTGTAAAAACTGTATTAACCGAAAAGGCGGGTGAGTAA
- the rpsQ gene encoding 30S ribosomal protein S17, which translates to MTDKIRSVQGKVVSDKMEKSFVVAIERKVKHPLYGKFIRRTTKLHVHDENNEAKVGDTVEIRECRPLSKTKSWTLVRVVEKAVIA; encoded by the coding sequence ATGACTGATAAAATTCGTAGCGTACAAGGTAAAGTTGTTAGCGACAAAATGGAAAAATCTTTCGTTGTTGCTATTGAACGTAAGGTAAAACACCCTTTATATGGTAAATTTATCCGTCGTACAACTAAATTACACGTACACGATGAGAACAATGAAGCCAAAGTTGGTGATACCGTAGAGATTCGCGAATGTCGCCCTCTATCAAAAACCAAATCTTGGACTTTAGTTCGTGTTGTTGAGAAAGCAGTTATTGCTTAA
- the rplN gene encoding 50S ribosomal protein L14, protein MIQEQTMLDVADNSGARSVMCIKVLGGSHRRYAAIGDIIKITVKEAIPRGKVKKGDVLKAVVVRTKKGVRRPDGSVIRFDGNACVILNNNTEQPIGTRIFGPVTRELRSEKFMKIISLAPEVL, encoded by the coding sequence ATGATCCAAGAACAGACTATGCTGGATGTTGCTGATAATTCAGGCGCTCGCAGCGTAATGTGTATCAAGGTTCTAGGTGGATCGCACCGTCGTTATGCTGCGATTGGTGACATCATCAAAATTACTGTAAAAGAAGCAATTCCACGCGGTAAAGTAAAAAAAGGTGATGTATTAAAAGCAGTTGTTGTGCGCACCAAGAAGGGTGTTCGTCGCCCAGATGGCTCAGTTATTCGTTTCGATGGTAACGCTTGTGTAATTTTAAATAATAACACTGAGCAACCAATCGGTACTCGTATTTTTGGACCAGTGACTCGTGAACTTCGTTCTGAGAAATTCATGAAGATCATTTCTTTAGCTCCAGAAGTACTGTAA
- the rplE gene encoding 50S ribosomal protein L5 yields the protein MAKLHDYYRDQVVSELKNKFGYKSVMQVPRIEKITLNMGVGEALTDKKLLDNAVADLAAISGQKPLVTKARKSVAGFKIRQGYPIGCKVTLRGERMWEFFERLITIAVPRIRDFRGLSAKSFDGRGNYSMGVREQIIFPEIDYDKVDRVRGLDITITTTAKNDEEGQALLAAFNFPFRK from the coding sequence ATGGCGAAACTGCATGATTACTACAGAGATCAAGTAGTAAGCGAATTAAAAAATAAATTCGGCTACAAATCTGTCATGCAAGTCCCACGAATCGAAAAGATTACCCTGAATATGGGTGTGGGTGAAGCATTGACCGACAAAAAATTGCTAGACAACGCAGTAGCGGACTTAGCAGCAATCAGCGGTCAAAAACCTTTAGTAACTAAAGCTCGTAAATCTGTTGCTGGCTTTAAAATCCGTCAGGGATATCCAATCGGTTGTAAAGTAACACTACGCGGTGAGCGTATGTGGGAGTTCTTTGAACGTTTGATTACAATTGCTGTTCCACGTATTCGTGACTTCCGCGGCTTAAGTGCGAAATCATTCGATGGTCGTGGTAACTATAGCATGGGTGTGCGTGAACAAATCATCTTCCCTGAAATCGATTACGATAAAGTAGATCGTGTACGTGGTTTAGATATCACTATCACAACTACTGCTAAGAATGATGAAGAAGGTCAAGCACTACTTGCTGCCTTTAATTTCCCATTCCGTAAATAA
- the rpsH gene encoding 30S ribosomal protein S8: MSMQDPIADMLTRIRNGQAANKVAINMPSSKLKVAIANVLAAEGYIESVKVLEGAKPELEITLKYFQGKPVVESIQRVSRPGLRIYKRKDELPKVMGGLGVAVISTSKGVMTDRAARQAGLGGEIICYVA, from the coding sequence ATGAGTATGCAAGATCCAATCGCAGATATGCTGACCCGTATTCGTAACGGTCAAGCTGCGAACAAAGTTGCAATCAATATGCCTTCTTCCAAGCTAAAAGTGGCAATTGCCAACGTATTAGCTGCTGAAGGTTATATCGAAAGCGTAAAAGTTTTAGAAGGTGCTAAACCTGAATTGGAAATTACTTTAAAATATTTCCAAGGCAAACCAGTTGTAGAAAGCATCCAACGTGTAAGTCGTCCTGGTCTTCGTATTTACAAACGTAAAGATGAATTACCAAAAGTTATGGGCGGTTTAGGTGTTGCAGTTATTTCTACATCTAAAGGTGTTATGACTGACCGTGCTGCTCGTCAAGCAGGTTTAGGCGGTGAGATCATCTGTTATGTAGCTTAA
- the rplO gene encoding 50S ribosomal protein L15 — protein sequence MRLNTLSPAEGAKHSAKRLGRGIGSGLGKTGGRGHKGQKSRTGSGVRRGFEGGQMPLYRRLPKFGFTSMKSAVTAEVRLNELTKVEGNVVTLETLKAANILTKDIQFAKVILAGEVKSAVTVRGLRVTKGAKAAIEAAGGSIEE from the coding sequence ATGCGTTTAAATACTCTATCTCCGGCTGAAGGTGCAAAGCATAGTGCTAAACGCCTCGGTCGTGGTATTGGTTCAGGTTTAGGCAAGACTGGTGGCCGCGGTCATAAAGGTCAAAAATCTCGTACTGGTAGCGGTGTTCGTCGCGGTTTCGAAGGTGGTCAAATGCCGTTATACCGTCGTTTACCAAAATTTGGTTTTACTTCAATGAAATCTGCAGTGACTGCAGAAGTTCGTTTAAATGAATTAACCAAAGTTGAAGGTAATGTAGTAACTTTAGAAACATTAAAAGCAGCAAATATCTTAACTAAAGATATCCAATTCGCTAAAGTAATTTTAGCTGGAGAAGTGAAATCTGCAGTAACGGTACGCGGTTTACGTGTAACTAAAGGTGCAAAAGCAGCAATTGAAGCTGCTGGCGGTTCAATTGAGGAATAA